CTCGCGGCGGATCGCTACTCCTGCATGGAGGAGACCCGCGGGTGCGGCTTTGTCGTTCCGCGGCTGATTCGTCATCGGCGTGAGACCGAATCCCTGGTCTTCGAGCATATTCCCGGCGAATCCCTGACGTCCCGCACGGCCTCCCCGGACGTGTTGGCCCCCCTCGGCGCGGCGCTACGGAAGCTCCAGGAACATGGTGTGGCCGAGCGCCTCGAACCGTTCGGTCCCGAGGATGAGCTCGCGGTGCTCGATCGCTGGGCGGCCAAGGTCCGCGAGGCCTCCGGTGGCCTCCCGCGCGATTGGGGTCAGATGCGAGCCGAGCTGGAGCGGAAGCGGCCCGATCCGACCTGGTGCCGGGTGGGGATGACCCACCGGGATCTCCATGATCGACAACTTCTCATGACACAGAGCGGGCTAGCCATTTTGGACTGCGATTCACTGTGCCGCGCCGACGTCGCGTTGGATCCGGCGAATTTCGTGGCCCACCTTCATCTGCGCGCGCTTCAAAACGATTTCGACGGCCGAGCCGCAGACGACGCCAGTGAAGCATTTCTCGCGGGCTTGAGCCGATCGAGCGAGCGAGGGTTCCGCGAGAGGCTCGGCTTCTATCAGACTTCCAGCTACCTGCGTCTGGCGCTCGTGTACTCCCTGCGCCCCCGCTGGCTCGATCGAGTCCCGGAACTTGTGCGACTGGCACGCACTTGTCTGGAGCCTCTGCCGAACGGGGTGACGCCATGATGGAGATCGGTGCGGTCGTCTTCAGTCTCGCTCTCGCTTCCGTTACCTTAGCGACGTCGAGCTCTTCCGCGGTGACCGAGGGGCATTGGCTCGAGGTCCGGGGCAATCGCTCTTCGAACGGAGTCTTTGTCGCCGAAAAGGCGGAGGTTCTGCTCCCCCAGTCCTACGACGTGCTGATTGGAACGATCACGAAAAGCGAGGACCCAGATCATCGCGGCGAAGAGCTCTTTCTTCTGGGCGAGCCGCTGGAGTTCTCTCGCGATACACGATTTCGGGTGGACGAGGAACGACTCGTGGGCAATCGAGTCAAGGTCGAAGGTTTCGATCGCGGGCCCGGGCGATTCCTCGCGGAAAAAGTGAGCGCCCGAGGGGCGGGTCGGGATCGCGTTGGGGGGAGAGTAGAGGAAGTTCGGCACACGGAGGACGGCACGGAAGTGCGCATCCTGCACATGTGGGTTCGCCTGCCGCCGGTCGTGGAGCACGAGCTTCCGCTCGCGGACATTCCCCTCGCCTCCTCCAGTCTCAGCGCCGCGGCCGGGGAGCGCGTCGACGAGGACGATCTCTTCGGGCGAGGAATCGCGCTGTCGCGAAGCCTTCGTTTCACCGGGCAGCTCGAGCTCGAGACCACTCGAGAAGGCAATTTCAATCTGGACGTCGAGTCCGCCGAGGATCGCACCGATTACGACGGCTCCGCCCGCCTGCGCTTCGAATGGTCACCGGACGACCGCTGGGGAGGCGTATTCGAGATTCGCACTGCGGGGCGCTACCGGAAAGACGAGGAGGACGGTACCAGTACCGTGGGCACGACTCGCTTTGGCCAGACCTGGCTCTACGCGAGGGATCCCTGGAACTTGGGAACGTATCTCTACGTCGGTCGCCAGGACTTCGACGAGGCACGGGAGTGGGTCTTCGACAAGAACCTCGATGCGATTCGGCTGGTTGCTTTGAGAGAAAGCTGGCGCTTCGATCTGTCGGTGAGCACGACACTCTCGGACGGCGGCCCGAGAGACCTGGCCTCCACGAATTGGATCGCGTACCTTTCGAACAACGACCGAAAGCGACATCTCGGCGGTTACGTGATTCGACGAGACTTCAATCTGGAGCCGCTGGAGCACACCACCCACTTCGGCGTCAGCCTCGACGGCGAGTGGCTTCCGGCATTGGACAGCTGGCTGGACGCGGCGATCCTTCGCGGACACAACGGTTTGGTGGCAATGGAAGGATGGGGGTTCGACTTCGGCTCGACCTGGTCGGCCGTCGGCCCGCTCGCGCTTACCGCGGGATACGCTTTCGGGAGCGGAGACGATTCGCCGGAGAACGGCGACCGAACTTTCAGGCAAACGGGCTTCCAGGACAACAGTGCCAAATTCGCCGGCGTGACCTCCTTCCGCTACTACGGCGAGTTAGTCGATCCCGAGCTCGCGAACCTGAGAATCCTCACCCTGGGGTTGGGAGCTCGGCTGGCGGAGAGGACGTCGCTCGATTTCGTATACCACCGTTTCGAGCAGGACAAGGCGACGGCCACGCTGATCTCCGAGCTCGACCGCAGGCCCAATGGCATCGACCGTCGACTCGGATGGGAGGCCGATCTCATTTTGGGCAGCCGAAGCTTGCCCAGCTGGGATATCGAGGTCGTAGGGGGCTTCTTCCGGCCCGGTCCGGCGTTTCGACACCGAGACGACGCCTTCTTGGCGAGATTGCAAATCCGGTACCGTTTCTAGCAGGCTGAGCTCGAGGAACGTGGAACATGAATCGGAGTCGAGTGCGCTTCACAGAACTTTCATCTCCCTTTTTTCCTCGTTGTGCGAGAATCCTGGCCCATGGTTCGCCACTTCAATGTTCTCGTTCTGGCTCTCGCTTCGTGGAGCTTCTCGAACGCCTCGAGGGCCGAGGCTCAGGAGCGCGGCTCTCGCCGCAT
This is a stretch of genomic DNA from Vicinamibacteria bacterium. It encodes these proteins:
- a CDS encoding alginate export family protein, producing MMEIGAVVFSLALASVTLATSSSSAVTEGHWLEVRGNRSSNGVFVAEKAEVLLPQSYDVLIGTITKSEDPDHRGEELFLLGEPLEFSRDTRFRVDEERLVGNRVKVEGFDRGPGRFLAEKVSARGAGRDRVGGRVEEVRHTEDGTEVRILHMWVRLPPVVEHELPLADIPLASSSLSAAAGERVDEDDLFGRGIALSRSLRFTGQLELETTREGNFNLDVESAEDRTDYDGSARLRFEWSPDDRWGGVFEIRTAGRYRKDEEDGTSTVGTTRFGQTWLYARDPWNLGTYLYVGRQDFDEAREWVFDKNLDAIRLVALRESWRFDLSVSTTLSDGGPRDLASTNWIAYLSNNDRKRHLGGYVIRRDFNLEPLEHTTHFGVSLDGEWLPALDSWLDAAILRGHNGLVAMEGWGFDFGSTWSAVGPLALTAGYAFGSGDDSPENGDRTFRQTGFQDNSAKFAGVTSFRYYGELVDPELANLRILTLGLGARLAERTSLDFVYHRFEQDKATATLISELDRRPNGIDRRLGWEADLILGSRSLPSWDIEVVGGFFRPGPAFRHRDDAFLARLQIRYRF